In Brassica napus cultivar Da-Ae unplaced genomic scaffold, Da-Ae ScsIHWf_1462;HRSCAF=2054, whole genome shotgun sequence, one genomic interval encodes:
- the LOC106406665 gene encoding protein LEAD-SENSITIVE 1-like → MGLFSNKISRDELKAGDHIYSWRSYIYSHHGIYVGAGKVIHFTRRGGLEIGTGTYLDKIIEISVPRHGGDNPCPNCGGQSTLDGVISSCLDCFLAGGNLYLFQYDVSKAILVAKQRGGTCTTAPSDPPEEVVHRARYLLWGNGFGEYHLLDNNCEDFAIYCKTGLLVFSVTKSGSSSQVNAVCAAGGVASLALRYLGVGRTAGQAASLAVSPATVVSAATRAVTMTLGLVTTGLAAAVAVAGYSKYCIGRVAYDVGVRKDVRKVPVEELATLMAVLEGNILDNLDITNSDKNK, encoded by the exons atgggaTTGTTCTCCAACAAGATCTCCAGAGATGAGCTCAAGGCCGGAGATCACATCTATTCATGGCGATCTTACATCTACTCCCATCACG GAATCTATGTAGGAGCCGGTAAAGTCATTCACTTTACTCGTCGAGGTGGTCTTGAAATCGGAACCGGTACGTATCTGGACAAGATCATCGAGATTTCAGTTCCTCGTCACGGCGGAGACAACCCTTGTCCTAATTGCGGAGGCCAATCGACTCTCGACGGCGTGATCTCTTCTTGTCTCGACTGCTTTCTCGCCGGAGGAAACCTTTATCTCTTCCAGTACGATGTCTCCAAGGCTATCCTTGTGGCTAAACAGCGAGGCGGTACCTGCACTACCGCACCTTCAGATCCTCCTGAAGAAGTCGTTCACCGCGCGAGGTACCTTTTATGGGGAAATGGGTTTGGTGAGTACCATCTCTTGGACAACAACTGTGAGGATTTTGCTATCTATTGCAAAACTGGTCTGCTTGTTTTTTCTGTCACCAAGTCTGGAAGTAGCAGCCAAGTCAACGCGGTGTGTGCAGCAGGTGGTGTTGCTTCTTTGGCACTCAGGTATTTAGGGGTGGGAAGGACTGCTGGTCAAGCGGCTTCATTGGCGGTGTCTCCAGCTACGGTGGTTTCTGCTGCAACCAGGGCTGTTACGATGACGCTTGGACTTGTGACTACTGGTTTGGCAGCCGCCGTGGCTGTGGCGGGATATAGTAAATACTGTATCGGTCGTGTGGCTTACGACGTTGGTGTGAGAAAGGATGTTCGCAAAGTCCCTGTGGAAGAGCTTGCTACACTTATGGCAGTTCTAGAAGGCAATATATTGGACAATTTGGACATTACCAACAGCGACAAAAACAAGTAG